A genomic region of Cannabis sativa cultivar Pink pepper isolate KNU-18-1 chromosome 1, ASM2916894v1, whole genome shotgun sequence contains the following coding sequences:
- the LOC115704545 gene encoding auxin-responsive protein SAUR71-like: protein MGMRGSKLGKLIEGKGSLKRLRLRGSPVPLTPRGYVPICVGLEDELTKRFMVRTALFGDAHFSELLYRSAEEYGFSNDGVLRIPCGAKDFEDWITKHSSKPNVFRVKPL, encoded by the coding sequence ATGGGAATGAGAGGAAGCAAGTTGGGAAAGTTGATAGAAGGTAAAGGATCACTAAAACGACTTCGACTGAGAGGGTCTCCAGTTCCATTGACACCAAGAGGTTATGTGCCAATTTGTGTTGGATTAGAAGATGAGTTAACTAAGCGATTTATGGTCCGAACGGCCTTATTTGGCGATGCCCATTTCTCAGAGTTGCTCTATAGATCGGCTGAAGAATATGGCTTTTCTAATGATGGGGTTTTGAGGATCCCTTGTGGAGCCAAGGATTTTGAGGATTGGATTACCAAACACTCCTCTAAGCCCAACGTCTTCAGGGTTAAACCCCTTTGA
- the LOC115704933 gene encoding auxin-responsive protein SAUR78 produces the protein MAKVGKLGGKLKSAIKRWPSLTKFSRMSSNGSISSPYHPHHNNDHDHNQISNDVVNNDQLHAVYVGKSRRRYLVSSEVVEHPLFQELVDKSAAASVYCEDATGISVACEVVLFEHLLWMLDNAEAQLGSMDELVEFYTC, from the coding sequence atggcaAAAGTAGGAAAGCTAGGAGGGAAGTTGAAGTCAGCCATAAAAAGATGGCCATCCTTGACCAAATTCAGCCGCATGAGCAGCAATGGAAGCATCTCATCACCATATCACCCTCATCATAATAATGATCATGACCACAACCAGATCTCAAACGACGTCGTTAATAATGATCAGCTTCATGCCGTTTACGTGGGCAAGTCTAGGCGGCGTTACTTGGTGAGCTCAGAAGTGGTTGAACATCCTCTGTTTCAGGAGCTCGTAGACAAGTCTGCTGCTGCCTCTGTCTACTGTGAAGACGCTACTGGAATCTCCGTCGCTTGCGAGGTTGTGTTGTTTGAACACTTGCTTTGGATGTTGGACAACGCCGAGGCTCAGCTGGGTTCCATGGATGAGCTTGTTGAGTTCTATacttgctga